Within Seriola aureovittata isolate HTS-2021-v1 ecotype China chromosome 12, ASM2101889v1, whole genome shotgun sequence, the genomic segment ATTTCCTCAGCTCTCCCCTGACATTCAGAAATATCCTTACAAAGTGTCTTTTTAATTAATCTTCTGCTTTGCAATGGGGAAAATACTCATCTGGGCCTTaaggatgaaaatgttttactgacTGATGTTCCAACCTGATAACACACTTGATGACTCACATGCTGTATGtttaacacagagagacactgaatAACATGAATCACTTGAAAGCATCTGCTCACACTTCGAGATAAATTTCACACAGATTTTCATTCTCTGGCAACGAGTGGCTGCAGATGTGATGAAATAAGACGTAACGAGACAGTGCTGGTCACGCAGAGCGGCTTAGATCAGGacgtgttgtgtttttaaaaaatctaaataataacaaaaacacatagtaACACATGTACAagaatgttaccatggtaaatGGCTTCCGACAGCCGCCCTGCAGGAAAAGACGCTCactctcattcatttgaatggagcCGATCCGTCTTGGGGTCCCAACGTGCGGAAGTCTGCTAAAAAGTTGAACCATGCTCAAATGTATCTGATGCTTGAGGTTCGTCACTGTGGTTGTTCTTGGCTGTGAGGTCGCAGCAGGACCAGCCGTATAACTGCTAATGTCcatgagtgactgactgagtgacagagtgattagtggtcagctgaatgccacATGACTGTCATGAAGTTACACCACTGGTTGGCCAGCCGAGTGCTGGTCTTTCCCTCATTGGCTGTtgctttcaaaatgaattggcacaaacagtttctattattGGGGTGTTTTCAGCCTGCAGCGCATTTGTTGCTcgatttagagacttttttttttcaaaaaaggcGCTTAGCATAGAAGAGGCTTTCCAGTGATGCCCTGCAAGCGAGAGGAACAACGCTCTCTGTGTCGgctctgttcagtgagtggcagCCGCTCGTCACCCAGATGGAGGCTGAACACTGTGTGGGAGATAAAATAAGATATTCTGTAgttcctcattttctctctcaatgATCATTTTAGAAGTAAATAtggctgaaatcacagcacagtttttgtctttaacttaCGTGTTTGgggattttgtcagacgacgtcgtggttataaaatcaggattttagccgtgcagagctgcagcttggaaatgggccgtgtttcagtcactatttcatgtttgttccattgtctgacaactgaaacatgtaaatgagagcaGCTTTAGTGGGAATTTGGccatattaaaatactgtatgtgagcacagagagtagaagagacagaaacagataaagagctgaaaccagctggaCGTGGACAGAATGCAAATAAGAGGGTGATGATGTTAGTTGATGTCATATACAACGTTTCCACAACTGTTTTCAACTACACCCTCAAATTTTGCACATTTACCATTcatggtccagccatataccAGGTTTTGACCCAGTCTTGCaatgaatgaaatataacaTAATGTCCAGGCAGGGCTATTAAACAGTCTTTCATAGTTACTGATCAGGAATAACATCAAAACTAGGGGAAttaccaaagtcattaggatttatTCTCTGGAGACCATCAATGTTAGTCACATTGTACAAGAGGATATAAAGAAGAattctcaaaagaaaaaaatatttgacagaGGTTTTAAAATTTAACAGTAGCAATTTTCTATTATTAGTATCtagttttaattcattcatatatatttttttgttgattttattgttgatttgggatttgtttgttttgcctttGACTTGgaataaacagaaatacatctccacaccacacacacacactccagccaCAGGTCAAGGCAATCTCAACCTTAATTTTGTCATTGGTGCAAGATGAGGTCTTTCAATGGGGAAAGTAATAGAACAGAGGTTGGCAAGGTATAGAGTCTCTGTAGGTTCATGTATAAAGAtaatgtacgtgtgtgtgtgtgtgtgtgtgtgtgtgtgtgtgtgtgtgtgtgtgtgtgtgtttgtgtgtgtgtgtgtgtgtggggggggtgggtgtgtgtgtgtgaagtaaaatgaaagatgaaaaaggtgaaatgaagttgaactggaggagagagagataaagaaggCGGCTAATGGTGGAGGCAAACAGGACgcttggagagagagagagagagagagagagagagagagagagagagagaggtggggtgAACACCAGCACTCATATATATACGGGAAGTCGGGCAGTTGTGACGCACTGAGGCACCAAAGCAGTCAAGATAAAGTACCAGAAGAACTAAGTCCAGGATGCAAAGAAATATGGTGATTACACATCTTCTCACGTTTCTTCAAATCTTTTGTTCATCTTGTGAATAAGAAGAGGACAAAGCCCTCAAGGAGCCCATAAGCTGCAGgtgggttttttgtttgtttgtttgtttgttgttaataACAGTTGCATgttgaatgaataaacaaatcCAGTGTGGGAATCCAAACAAAAGCCTCTCTGGAGTCTGTATTCTACGGAACAGACCTGGTGAgagcattgtttgtttttaagtttattcTTTGTGAGGACCGGTGAGTACACTCAacatatttaagaaaaatgaaCATGTGTTTTCCAGTATAATTACATGGTTACCAGATCACACTTGCCTTCTAGTGGGTGTCACTCTGAGTTTAATTAATCTGATTCTCCAGATACGAGACAAGCATTTTATTCAGTACAACAAGCATAATGTTTCTCTACTTCCTGAGCTGTATTCAAGCGATTTAGTGTTACACTTCCATAAGACTGAGGCAGTCACTGCTCAAAATCAACTTTTAGTCACAAGTAAATCCTACAATCCTATTGGCTCGtatctttcactcactcacatatcATTCAAACTTTGCACCTCCAGTTTGTAACTCAGACTTCAAATCAAAGCATCAGAGGCAAGTCTTCAGAGGTGTAAAGGTCTTTATTAGCATCACAAAGACCTGAGTTAGTCTGCACAGCAACTGAAGAATTGTCAAATGTACAACTTCTTTTACACGATTTCCTTCTGAGCAAACACACGGTGAAAGCACATCCTATTGGTCTAATGTCAGAATCATGATATCGCCCATCCAGTCATTGGCTTGTCTACTGTTTATTTATCCTCGGCAAGCTCATGACTTTGTTTGTCTTCAGCAGTGGGATGTGCAGGTCACTGCACTTTCTTTTGACAACACCGAGTGattacaacatacaacatactgAATCAGATCAAAATTCAAGGTGCGCCTTtaaaattcacctttttattctTTCCGTTAGGTTTAGAAACGCAGTAACTTTCTTGCCAATCACCAATATGCCGGAGCTGAACTGTTCCCTCGAAGCCATTTCCACGACTGGTGCCACAGTTTTCGGCGGCGCAGGCTGCCCTGAGGCGGCTGTGGTGTGTGGGATGAATATCTCCTGGTTGTTGGCGGATGCTACTGAACAAGATCTGGATGACGTGTGTTTGAGCGAGGAGGACTACCTGGCCATGCACCTGGGGCCTCTGAAGTCTCCTGTGTTCTTTCCCGTCTGCATCACCTACCTCACCATCTTCATGGTCGGCGTCCTGGGCAATTCTTTGACCTGTGCAGTCATTTTACGCTACAGTGTTATGCAGACGCCCACCAACTACTACCTGCTGAGCCTGGCGGTGTCCgacctgctggtgctgctgctgggcaTGCCGTTAGAGCTCTACGACATGTGGCACAACTACCCCTTCCTGCTTGGGGAGGGGGGCTGCTACTTCAAAACTTTTCTGTTTGAGACTGTCTGCTTTGCCTCAATCCTCAATGTCACCGCACTCAGCGTGGAACGCTACATGGCGGTGGTCCACCCCCTAAAGGTCAAACACATGGCCACACGTGCTCATGTCAAGAGGGTCATCCTCATGCTGTGGGTCCTGTCCATGCTGTGTGCTGTGCCAAACACCAGTCTGCATGGGATTACGGCTCTGCCTTCGAGGTTTGGACGACAGTTTCCTCGATCTGCTATCTGCCGTAGGTTtgcattttagattttattcttattgtttttaagAGTCTACAGCCGCACTTGTAGTGCTATGAGGATGTTATGCTATGCTCACGATGCCTATGCTAACATCCTGATGTTAAACAGGGATAATCTTTACCAATGGTTACCCTCTTAATTTAGCCTGTCAGTACagttgaggctgatgagacTATCATTGGTTTTCACTTATTTGGTCAGACACCGAcatattggacaaattaaaatgatgacCTCTGTCAAGAAATTTTActtaaaaaccaaaactgttagcatgctaatgctCCTAAGGCCAGTAGGATTTACCCCTGGGGACAACAGTGTCTGTGCAAAGTGTTAGAACAATCCATCGATTAACtggtgagatatttcagtctggatcaaagtgctGGGCTTAGAGTGACATATGAAGTAATAATACCCATGGTACACCTGGGACCATGATCTCTACTGACAAATCTGTGCTATTCTACATTGTTACATCTCCATCCTCAGATGTGGTCCAGCCCACCTGGATGTACAACCTGATCATCCTGATTTCCACGCTGGTCTTCTTCCTGCTCCCAATGCTGATAATTAGCGTCCTCTACCTGCTCATTGGCTTGCAGCTCCGCAGGGAGAGGTTAACGACCATGGTGGACAACAGGCATTGCTTTGGGTCGGAAAGTCTCTCCAGGTCCCACAAGCAGAAGCTGAGCAAACGCAACGTGCAAGTCACCAAAATGCTGTGTAGGTGTCAATCCAGTTATGTTTGTTCCAAGttgcaaaaacagaatttaaattgactgtgtgagtgttaaCACCCATTGTTCCCATATGTATTAGTTATTTTTCCAttagattatttttaatttaatttgcccATCTGTCTCAG encodes:
- the LOC130178363 gene encoding neuromedin-U receptor 1-like, encoding MPELNCSLEAISTTGATVFGGAGCPEAAVVCGMNISWLLADATEQDLDDVCLSEEDYLAMHLGPLKSPVFFPVCITYLTIFMVGVLGNSLTCAVILRYSVMQTPTNYYLLSLAVSDLLVLLLGMPLELYDMWHNYPFLLGEGGCYFKTFLFETVCFASILNVTALSVERYMAVVHPLKVKHMATRAHVKRVILMLWVLSMLCAVPNTSLHGITALPSRFGRQFPRSAICHVVQPTWMYNLIILISTLVFFLLPMLIISVLYLLIGLQLRRERLTTMVDNRHCFGSESLSRSHKQKLSKRNVQVTKMLCVLVIVFGLCWAPFHVDRLMWSYIDTSSDQHLQIFEHVHIVSGVFFYLSSAINPVLYNLMSTRFREMFSHMTCYTDSWPIRSSLQMTQRSTLSEKTPNNSVKWT